In Carya illinoinensis cultivar Pawnee chromosome 6, C.illinoinensisPawnee_v1, whole genome shotgun sequence, a single genomic region encodes these proteins:
- the LOC122314489 gene encoding homeobox-leucine zipper protein ATHB-7-like — MEGREGMSYTPAVPEGRHDDQNLTCQQPRKRMNKKIMNKKRFSDEQIKSLESIFESETRLEPRKKVQLARELGLQPRQVAIWFQNRRARWKSKHIEQEYRKLRDNYENLASQFESLKKEKQSLLIQLQNLGDLLSENHDGNGEISSKGLEGNSTAGRSDDGSSDSETKAKSSCFQKGMEHKGVMIPNEEENGVGSFGEEGHGFLNRTEPNGPLASLDEWYSTYDSGGLLDHLCGSSYWLNSRS, encoded by the exons ATGGAAGGAAGGGAGGGCATGTCTTACACTCCAGCAGTTCCAGAAGGAAGACATGATGATCAAAACCTTACCTGCCAACAGCCAAGAAAGAGGATGAACAAGAAGATCATGAACAAGAAGAGATTTAGTGATGAACAAATCAAGTCACTGGAGTCCATTTTTGAATCAGAGACGAGGCTCGAGCCTAGGAAGAAGGTGCAACTGGCAAGAGAGCTTGGGCTGCAACCACGCCAGGTTGCCATATGGTTTCAAAACAGAAGGGCTAGATGGAAGTCAAAACATATAGAGCAAGAATACAGAAAACTGAGAGATAATTACGAGAATTTAGCATCTCAGTTTGAGTCCTTAAAGAAAGAGAAGCAATCCTTGCTCATACAG TTGCAGAACCTAGGTGATCTGCTGAGTGAAAACCATGATGGGAACGGGGAGATCAGCAGCAAGGGTTTGGAAGGAAATAGCACAGCAGGTAGATCAGATGATGGAAGTTCTGACAGTGAGACTAAAGCAAAGTCGAGTTGCTTCCAGAAAGGAATGGAACACAAGGGAGTAATGATCCCAAATGAAGAGGAGAATGGCGTTGGAAGCTTTGGGGAGGAAGGACACGGATTTCTGAACAGGACCGAACCAAATGGTCCCTTAGCATCACTCGACGAATGGTACAGTACCTATGATTCAGGTGGTCTTCTTGATCACTTATGTGGCAGTTCATACTGGCTGAATTCTAGGAGTTGA